The Hordeum vulgare subsp. vulgare chromosome 4H, MorexV3_pseudomolecules_assembly, whole genome shotgun sequence genomic interval TTAGTGGGGTGTGGTCCTCTTTGGACCACCTTGTTATTGTACGATACCTCTTCATTTTGCCGGGTGTTCTACGATGGCGACCAAACGACCAACGTTCAAGGCTCACCTTGCTTGGTCAAATGAAGCTGGAAGATGAGACCCTGGACAAAACCCCTAACCCAGGTCCTCTTGGTGCGGATGATGGCGGCGCAATTGGTGTTGCgacccttcttgaaggcatcatgTTGGGGTCTGCTTGGATGATGTGCGATTGGTGCTTGCTACGGGATGTTGGTGGTGGTGAAGAATCCGGAAGGGTCGATGGTGATATGTGTTTGTTTATTGTGGTGTTCTTTGGTATCATCCCTATTGTTGTGCCAAGACATCCCATGGCTGTTGTTGTGGTGCGGCGAGCTTTGTGCTCTTGGCGTTATGTCGATTCATCTTTGTCTTCGACTGTCCTTCGCCCGGTCTCCGTCCTGTTGGCATGCTCAAGACCCTcccatactagtcttttctgcgcacttttccCTCACCCGTGCTTACCTGGGACCAACTTCCCAGTCGGTTACCCATCCTAAacttgggagttctgtttgaatgggcttccggaaaagaaggaattccttattgatatgagtagtctaacaTCCCTATTAAGCCATGCTATCACATACACACCCACTCAGAGGaatcgacgtcctcgtcgggccacacaaACGTTCCTTCTTGCTACATATGTCCGTGCATCCAGTCCGATATATGTGCCATCCCGTGTGCCACGATGGATCACaaatgtcatgaacaacatgatcgCACACGTGTTGGCAAACATCCATATAACCacaagggtcggctctgataccaacttgtaacgccctaaACACACCGgtcggtggtcgttactcctagtaggatctagactggcctcacagatcaatactatttttttgcatactttgtgctcactcatgcgcacccaatACCAACTTCCCAGTCAGACACCTATCCTAGAATTACATCAAGCAAAGCATGCTTAAGTTGGTACTTATAtttgaatgggttccggaaaagaaggaattccataTTGATATGAGCAGTCTAACATCCATATTAAGACATGCTATCACACCTAGGTAGCAATTTTCTCTCATCTTGTGCAACCTTGTTTCCTGTACGATTTTCTTCTTGGTTCCACTCATAAACGGGGTCAACTTGTTTAGATTTTTGATCCGGTTTCCCTTATAAATGTGATCATCCCAAGCTCAAGGGGCGATTCTTGGCTTTGGGAGATTTTTGAGCAATATATTCAGGAGGGGATCCTCTCCCCCCGATGACTGTTCAAAAGAATAATGCAGGATCCGCTATTTCTCAACTGGTACAGAAATATCTATAGCTGAGTCGATGATATAGTCATTGAATATTGCACGAGGAATAGTGCAGATTATTTTAGTttgtactttttatttttctttctatttttaacGAAAGTCGAGTTATCTATAATACCTAAGAAGTTGGTCCCAATTTTTTAACATGCAAGATGTCCACATAGCAATCCACATGCAACCGTCCACCTCGGTCCACCTAAGCAGTATAGCCACCTTATCATAAATCATGACTGGTATCCAAAGCGGGCCTCTTTGGTATTCCCTTAACTGATGAGTCAGAGATAGAGATCGACTGAAGGTCTTCTATTGAGCTTCTCTTTGTCGGTTATTACACCAACTCATTGGTTACGAAATACCAAAGGGGCCAGCTTTGGTTTGTTGGAGAAAAAAAATCTGAGGTGACAAGCTGCACATGAAGTTAAATAAGAGTAATTGATGACGTGTCAAGTCTGCGGAGTTGGATTACTGATGTGTAACATTATGATTATTTCATAGTTCTTGCAAATCCGATCTCTTCGCAATGAAGTTGGTTGGGGACTTTCAACACATGCCAACTTTCATTTGAAATACAAAAGATACAAATCAGTGGATTTGATGTCATCGCACTCATGTTTTGCCACTGTACTGACAAACTTTGAGATCTATATTGCCATGTCAACAAGTAAAGACATGGATTACATATTAAAAGTGCATTCATGTTCTGTCATTTAACACCACGTCGAGTATCATTGACAACAAATGGTTGCTTTCTGCTGCAAAATTACTTCCATCTCTGCTCTATTGTTAATGGTAGGATATGTTTTATTTTCCTCTAATAATTTTTCATAGTtccaacaatattttttatattggtAGTTGTGAACATTATGTTAGTAGGCTAAGGAGATTTAAGTTGCTACCCATAAGTACTACTTCGATGGTGAATTAACTTCTCCATTGGAGAGTTCTCGTTCTAAGGCATGCCATTCCAAATCATATTGTGATTTTACATTTAGAATGTTTTATTTGTTCCTCATTATTGTGAGCTCATTTTTAATCACTGCCTCCTAAATCTAGCAAAAAATACCGGTTATGTATGGTTTAATATTTGTGCATCACTAGTTGTAAAGGGTTCAGTACATCAACTCATTTAACTTTGTTGTTATATTCATATGTACATTTGTATCAAATATacatgatttcatttttttgtcccTGGTGTAGACTAATTGGATTATTCATTTCTTTTCTTAATTTGCTTGTGTGAACAACCCAAAAAATGCCCAAGGAGTGGTGAAGTGGATGCTCTAAcattcattttttttcctttgctttAAAAGATTTGGCATCTCCAAGTAATGTTCTATTTTACTATGTGTAACGTGGGGAAATCTTAATGTAATACTGTAGAGAACAACGACATCGACGAGATTCACCTTTGTGAATAGACCATTACCAATCGAGGTACCATCAACTTTCTGACCATGATTTTTTCCTGTTTATTACTCTCACTCTTACAATTTTGTGCCCTTTCACCTGTGGTCTCGCAAGGGATCTTTTATGTACTATCTCATGTCAGTATTTTTCTTCCCAGTTGCATAATTCATCTATGTTGGGAATAAATGTAAAACAACAAAAGTGGGATGTGTTCTTGCCCTATTCTGCTACATGATGCATCTATCTTTTATCTATCGAATGTCGTAACGTCATGTGATCAAACTTTTTGTAGGGACCATTATCTATTGCTATTTTTTAATACTACCACCTCTCTTATTCTTAATCAGGACCTTTGTCCCTGACACCCACTGTTACTAATCTGGCAGGGATCTTGGTCCCATGGTGTGCTTGGCAGGGATATTAAAAGTTGAGGCCTCTCCTGGTCAAACAAGTGGAGTGGATGCCTGCTCTTTCCCACACTAAAAGATGGCAAACAACTGATGGGTACCTCCCAAGTTCCTATCCATGTCAGCTTGCTTTAGAAATCTTCTGCCAGCTCAATTACTCATGTCGAGGATATAATTGTAATTTTCATGGATTTTCCATTTATCTTGCAAGGTTGATGGAGAAAAGGCATATACGTTATTTGAGAGATAGAGATAAATTAACTTCTTGCCATGAAAATTGTTATCTTGAAATCTGGTGCATTTGGAAAATTATGTAACGGCCAAGTCTTGGATAATATATTTCCAAACATTTACTAATGAAGAATTCCCGTTGTTAGCACCTACACATAGACATGAATACAAAAGAGTGAAGTAAACCTCTCTCCCCCAAAACTCATAACATGTCTGGTCATCACAATTATAATTTTATGTAATCATCAACATTTATTGTTTGATCATACATTCCTATAGCAACGCCCGGGGAATCCTCTAATTTCTCAAACGATTGAGCTCTTTTAATTAGCAAACCAAGGACATTTTTGAACTTTGCATCTATAACCATAGATAGCTAATCTGAGCCCCTATACGCCCGTGGACGCAAGTGGTCGCGCCTGCGGATAGTGATGGGACGGGCATCAAAACTTGGCATTTGCAACCATGGCCCCTATTTTGAAAACACCAAGTCCATGCAAACACATGCACGCCGATCATTTTGGACAAACATAGCTTTAGTGCACACAATGGCACGAATACAAATAGTTCATACTTAATAGTAAATGATCCAAATATAGTTCAAATATAAATATTGTTCATGGTGAATAATTGATAAAATAAAAGGCAATTTTACTCATTTTCATTGTGCGTCCACATATGCTCGACAAGATCATCCAGATGTTGCACATGGATTTGTTGATCTCGTATTTGTCGATGCATCTCCAGAAGTTTGGCAATGCTCTCTGCCACTTATCCCGAGAGGAGGACGTGAACATGAGTCAAAAAATATATCCCGAGAATGGTAGTAATACTTCAACCTCATTTCTTAACTAATATAGTGAAAATGTCATCGTGAAAATACTCCAATAACGCCACCTAGAAAATGATAATGAGACTCTAACCTTGTTGCTAAACTAACATAATGCAAATACAACTTACATACCCCTATTAGATTTTGGTGATTAATGACAAACCAATTGAGAGAACTAGCATTTTATCAAGTTCATTTAAAGAAATTAGTCCTCAAGTTTGAGACCCATACTTCTGTTTTTTCAAGTGGTCGTCTATCTCAAGTTCTTAAAATAGACTTTATAGGATTTTAGTGAATTAAAGTTCACATTGAGTGTAGGAAAATGATAATCAAGTGGGGAACAAGCTAAAGATCAGTGGTTGGACTACAAAGATAAGATCCTCCTCCAAAATCCTCAAGTATAATGCTCTAGCAACTCAACTCTTTTGTTTTACACTATTTGGTACCTCCGAGTTTTTCCATTTAAGTACTACCAATACTTGATCAATGACTAAGCCCTCCTAACCGAGCCATGTTTCTTATAGCTTCAGAACTTCACTCTCCTTTTTGGTACGATAAAACTACATTTTTTGGGATCATCTCTAATAGGTCTCATACCTCCAAGCAAAACATTTTTATCTATCACTTCTGAGACATTTAAATTTTCTTTAGTAGCTACAAACTCTATATTGGTCGACTATTTCCGAGCAACTCCACCCGGTACCTCCAAGCTAGGATTTAGGGATTTGCACCCTAGATGTTGTTCTATAGCACCTTCTAGTGCCCCTCCCCAACATAAATTGTCCTCTCTTCAGTGGTAACAATTTCCTATTGTGTGGTAATGTGACCTTCAAATGGAGGTGGCGGAGGCACACGAACAACACGTCTTAATATAGCAGCCAACACCAAGGCTTGATCTCAAGCTCGACACTTACTCAGTGTAATGCTAGAGAACCAGAAAATATCTCCCCTCGCCTAAAAGGGAGGCACTAGCATTTCACAAGACATTTTTTTTGCGAGGAAGCATTTCACAAGACATTAAAAAGAGCCAACAACATACAGAAAGACCAACTCACCACCAACCAACCAGGTATAGAGTTTACACATAGTGTATGGGCCATCCATGACGGAGGGGAATAAAGAGTAGACACACAAATACATCGACACACAAGACAACAATTTTTGTTCCCAAGGTGGTCACAAAGCAAGAATCGTCATGTGATTCCGTTTTCACCCTCCAAAGCCCAACACCCGTCAAATGCTGCCTACatattcggagatacatgtacccCATCATGCCAGGGATCACATGGTGCTATTCTCTTATCACTTTGATTACTTCTACCTAGGGCTCAAGGCCGCGATCTGCCGCTCCAGCTACAATAAAAGAAGAATATATTAATGATTATGATAGGTCTATGATGTAAAATGGTGTTTTGGTTATATAATTTCACAAGGCTGCCATATTGCAGGGTAGTCGGTATCTTATTCTGGTACTTGGCAAATATTTAGTGAAGCTTGGAACACAAGGAAATTTCATTTCCTTTCTGGATCTACCCCATAATTCTAAAGAAAAGTGAAGACAAGAATAAGACAAAAACATTTAACGGGCAAATGTGACTTCCAATGACCTCAAACTAAGTGCTCCAGAAACCAATCAATATAGCACTAGGTAAATTGCAGCATCAAGAAAAATATTGTCAAGGTTATTCTTTTTTATCTTATGAACAATATATGACCAATCTATGTATTGTGATACTAGCGAGAAACTAGAAGTAAAAAAGCAAACATAGGCACATAAGGTGGTACCTGCAACATGGTCTGGAGCTTGTTGCGCACATCACTGAACTCGCTCCTAAGAAGAGCCAATGACATGTGACACCTGAAATAAGGCAGATATACAACGTTGTCAATTTTGGAAAGGTTAAGATAAAATGGAATGGCTGGGAAATTGAAACCTCATGCTTAAAAAAGAACTCTAGCCATCTAAAAACTTAATTGCGGTATAAACAGAAGTTTAGAGCCAACAAGTTGCAAGAGAATCATCAAATAGGCATATATTTAGATAAAGAACCGTGTTCTATCAATCACATGATTAGAGATTAATTAAGTGAACAAGTACAATAGTTTTTTTTTGAAAGTACAATAGTTCTTAAGAATGTTAGATTAGTATGAGTTAAAGATAATACCATAAAAGACAAAAGAAGCTGGCAGGCTTGCATACAGGGATTTGACCAACACAAAGAGTAGAGAATAACTATACTATGCAACATGTATAGTGAGGTACCGTGTACTGACCTTTCTTTGCTTTGTGCCACATAGAACTGTCGAAAGTGCATGCAGGCGAGTTTCACTTTCTTAGCACCAACACTAATACATAACAAAAAGAGCAACATCAGGAAACTCGAGTTTATTTTTTCAAACTCATTGAACATGGCATGCTAATACACATGAGCATACTTGCATGCTATAGTAATATTCTCAAGGAGCAATTTCCTATCATGGTTGTCAACACTTCTTTTTTGAAAGACCAGAAAAGAAAATAGTATTGGTCTTGTGGCAATAGTAGATCAGTAGTACCAGAGATCTTTACAAAAGATAAAATTTACACCATTGAGCCATAACAAGGGATGAATACTGACATTTCCGTTACATAGAACATAACTAAATTCAGCTCTTCTAATTATGGCTAAACAACACGAGCCGCATGCCCATGCCCATGCATGATGTACATACCTCGCACGGGCACATCCAAATAGAAACAACATTGATGCATAGGAGACATTAGAAAAAAGGTCCTTTGGTGTGACGTTGAGTAGAAGATCGTTAATTCCATAAATGTTTGTAGAACGACAGTTCTTTATTGTTGACCTAGAATAATGCCATTGGACGAATAGCAGATTCAGTAATACTAGAAATGTTTGCAAGACCACAAAGTTTTCTGCGATGAGGTATAGAATCGCAATTGGCAGGAATACTGACAATTCTGTTGCAGGCAAACACAACTATACTCAGATATTCTACTTATGTGTATACAATATATTGTCAAACGACACTACGCTGACATATACGAACAGAAATGTGAACAGACTTGAAAAACCTCCATTGACATTACACTGAATAACATATCATTAATACTACCAGAAACGTTACGAAGAAGACAAAGTTAATAACATTATTGTTGGCATACTTCCGTTACAAGAAACAGAAGCAGCTCATCTCTTATTCTAATTACACACCACAACCAACATGATGGgcaatttttttttagaaaaggagtctgacctccggcctctgcatcatcaGAGAGATGCATGAATGACATCGATGCAGAGGAGACACAAGCAAACACTTCAAAATAGGTGGGGATAGAAAAGAAAGGGCTTATGATCATCATACGTGGAGCTGCTCCCAATGAGCTGATGCACCAGGGCGTCCACCTTGTAGAAGTCCACCGCGGGCTGGTTCCTGCGAATGGAGTAGACCAGATCAGTCAGTACAGCAGACGAGATAATGAGATCAGTACAACAAGTCAGAGGGGGAGGGGGCGTGGGGGCGGGGTTACGGACAGCAGGCCGTCGATGTTGTTGAGGATCCTGTCGGCGTCATTGAGGAAGATGTTGACGACCTCGGCGACGAAGCCCGTGGCTGCACTGCCCTCGTCCATCGACTGGAGCTGCTGGAAATACGCGTCCACGGCACCCTAGATCCATCACGCCATGGCAAAAGTCGGGTCAGCCAAATAGCCAGTCCAAACCCATCGTCATTCGTCAACGCCGAGAGCAGAGAACACGGTGATTCCCAGCGATTCGAGCCCGTACCCACACGGCGGCTATAGAGGTGAGGAGAGGGACTCACCGTGGCGTACATGGAGGCGATGTGGGCGTTGAGCTGGGCCCTGAGCGCGGCGGCCGCCATGGCGATGCTGGGCGTCGAGAGGAGGCGGGCGAGCACGTTCGCGTCGACAGAATTCGAAGCTGCTGCCGCGGCGGCGGACTGGACGAGGTCAGGAGAGGAGTGCAGGTTGTATAGCTCGACTCGGCCTTTTGACAGGGAGTGATCGATTACTCTAGTGGCTGGCCGCCATTAAATGGAGAGCTTTGAGATGGCGTGCATGGATGCATGTATGGATGTACATTTGGGTGGATGGATGAATACTGGACAGCTAGCTACAGATTGACAATGGATGCCCACTTTCAATGCATAGCCCATCACTAATA includes:
- the LOC123447044 gene encoding histidine-containing phosphotransfer protein 2-like; translated protein: MAAAALRAQLNAHIASMYATGAVDAYFQQLQSMDEGSAATGFVAEVVNIFLNDADRILNNIDGLLNQPAVDFYKVDALVHQLIGSSSTVGAKKVKLACMHFRQFYVAQSKERCHMSLALLRSEFSDVRNKLQTMLQLERQIAALSPR